GGATCGACCATCCCCGCCCCCATGATCTCAAGCCACTCGGTCGCCCCGGGAGCGCGCATGTGTACCTGCACCGACGGCTCGGTGAACGGGAAGAAGTCGCCTGACATGCGCATCTCGTACCCCTCTCCGAAGAACTCGTGCACAAAGTGCTCAATCACGTATTTCAGGTTGGCGAGCGACAATCCCTCCTCCACCCACAGCAGTTCCACCTGGTGGAAGACCGGAGAGTGGGTCGCATCCTGGGTATCACGACGGTAGCAGCGACCGGGGCAGATGACGCGCACCGGTGGTTCGGTCGCCTTCATCACCCTGATCTGCACCGGCGAGGTGTGAGGCCGAAGGAGGTGGGTGTCATCTATGTAGAACGTGTCCCACTCGTCGCGCGCCGGATGGTTCGCCGGGATGTTCAGCGCCTCGAACGCGTGGTACTCGGTCTCGATCTCAGGGCCACTGGCGATGTCGAACCCCATGTGCAGGAAGATGTCCTCGATCTCCCGCTGGACCTGGGTGAGGAGGTGTAGATGCCCGAGCGGATGGTAGATTCCAGGGAGGGTAAGGTCGACCCGCTCCTTGGATAACTGCTCGGATATGGAAGCCTCCTTGAGCTCCTTTTCCCGGGCGGCGAACAGCTCGTTCCCTCGCGCCTTGAGCTCGTTGAGGAGTTTCCCCGCCGCGGCGCGCTCCTCCGGCGGAAGGCTCCCCAACAGCTTGAACAGCGCCGCGATCTTACCTTTGCGCCCCAAGTACTCAATGCGGAACGCCTCGAGCTCCGCGGCGGAGGAAATGGTGGATGCGCTTTTCTGCATCGCTTCGGAAATGGAAGTGATTTTCTCCTTCAGCTCATCGATCGTCGCCATGGCGAGGATTTTAGCGGGGGATTTCCCGATTGACAAGCAGGCACACCAGCGTATCATGGTGACAGCGCAGCCGAAAGGAGAGAACATGACCGATTACACGAACCGGCGGGAGAATCTACTCTCCCGCATCGACGGTGACGGTTTCATCACGATCAACCTGGAGGGTTCCGATTGGGTGAGCATGTACTACCTCTCCGGGTTCACCGGCGAGGGCGGTCTGGTGGTGACCAAGGACGAGACGCTCCTCATCACCGATTCCCGCTACACCGAGCAGGCCGGACGGGAGGTTCCGGAGCTTCCGGTCCATCAAGTGCGGAAGAATTACGACCAGGAGATCGGTGCAGCGATCTCGAAGCTCGGGATAAAGCGGCTTGTCCTCTCGTCCCGACGGATGAGCCACTATCTCGTCGCCAAGCTGAGCGAGATTCCCGGAGTGGAGGTAGTGCCTGCCGAGGATCCGGTCGGCGAACTGCGCCGGATCAAGGATCCTGATGAGATCGCCCGCATCCGGAATGCGACCCGGGTAACCGAGGAGTCGCTCGCCGCCGTGCTCAAGGAGATCGAACCCGGGATGACCGAGCGCGAGATCGCCCTCCGGCTGGAGTGGCTCATGCGTACCCGGGGGGCGGAGAAGGTGGCGTTCGATCTGATCATCGCCGCCGGAGAGAACTCTTCCCTCCCCCACTATCAGCCCGGGGATCGGAAGGTGAACGAAGGGGACCTGCTCCTGTGCGACATCGGGGCGCGGGTCGATCACTACTGCTCCGACATGACGCGCGTGTTCGCGGTCGGCGAGCCGTCCAGCAAGGCGAAGGAGATCTACGATCTCGTCCTGCGCGCCAACCGCGCCGGAGTGGCGGCGCTGCGGCCGGGAGCGACCGGAGTGGAGGTCGATGCCGCGGCACGGGACGTGATCGCCGCCGCCGGACACAAGGAGCACTTCGGCCACGGCCTTGGCCATGGGGTCGGGCTCGAGGTGCACGAATTTCCACGCCTCTCCCCACTCAGCAACGCCAAGCTGGCGGCGGGGATGGTGGTCACAGTCGAACCCGGGGTGTACCTGCCCGGGTTCGGTGGGGTGCGGATCGAGGATTTGCTCGTCGTAACTCCGGACGGGTGCGAGTCGCTCACCCAGTTCCCGCGCGACCGCCTCGAGGTCATCGGATGAGGGTACGCAGCATCCTCCTCCTCGGATTGCTCTTCTTCCTCGGCGGTTGCGCTTCCCTCAC
This portion of the Candidatus Bipolaricaulota bacterium genome encodes:
- a CDS encoding aminopeptidase P family protein, with the translated sequence MTDYTNRRENLLSRIDGDGFITINLEGSDWVSMYYLSGFTGEGGLVVTKDETLLITDSRYTEQAGREVPELPVHQVRKNYDQEIGAAISKLGIKRLVLSSRRMSHYLVAKLSEIPGVEVVPAEDPVGELRRIKDPDEIARIRNATRVTEESLAAVLKEIEPGMTEREIALRLEWLMRTRGAEKVAFDLIIAAGENSSLPHYQPGDRKVNEGDLLLCDIGARVDHYCSDMTRVFAVGEPSSKAKEIYDLVLRANRAGVAALRPGATGVEVDAAARDVIAAAGHKEHFGHGLGHGVGLEVHEFPRLSPLSNAKLAAGMVVTVEPGVYLPGFGGVRIEDLLVVTPDGCESLTQFPRDRLEVIG
- the pheS gene encoding phenylalanine--tRNA ligase subunit alpha — encoded protein: MATIDELKEKITSISEAMQKSASTISSAAELEAFRIEYLGRKGKIAALFKLLGSLPPEERAAAGKLLNELKARGNELFAAREKELKEASISEQLSKERVDLTLPGIYHPLGHLHLLTQVQREIEDIFLHMGFDIASGPEIETEYHAFEALNIPANHPARDEWDTFYIDDTHLLRPHTSPVQIRVMKATEPPVRVICPGRCYRRDTQDATHSPVFHQVELLWVEEGLSLANLKYVIEHFVHEFFGEGYEMRMSGDFFPFTEPSVQVHMRAPGATEWLEIMGAGMVDPAVLTEVGYDPEKVTGFAFGLGVERMAMLRHKIDDIRVFLQNDLRFITQF